The Bernardetia litoralis DSM 6794 genome includes a window with the following:
- the cdd gene encoding cytidine deaminase, giving the protein MSKIHQIQIEITVFENENELSKQDLFLLNEAREATKRAYAPYSKFSVGAAIQLQNGEIILGSNQENAAYPSGLCAERTAIFSASTQFPNEIIETIAIAAKPKESIDFIAISPCGSCRQVMSEYENKQNKPIRMIMEGENKSIYIVSSIANLLPLKFSKKSLDKKV; this is encoded by the coding sequence ATGTCAAAAATACATCAAATACAGATTGAAATTACAGTTTTTGAAAATGAAAATGAACTTTCGAAACAAGATTTATTTTTATTAAATGAGGCTAGAGAAGCCACAAAAAGAGCTTATGCACCCTATTCTAAGTTTTCGGTAGGTGCAGCTATTCAATTGCAAAATGGAGAAATTATTTTGGGTAGTAATCAAGAAAATGCTGCTTATCCTTCTGGTCTTTGTGCTGAAAGAACAGCTATTTTTTCTGCTTCTACACAGTTTCCTAATGAAATAATAGAAACAATTGCTATTGCAGCAAAACCTAAAGAATCAATTGATTTTATAGCTATTTCTCCTTGTGGGTCGTGCCGTCAGGTAATGTCTGAGTATGAAAATAAGCAAAATAAACCAATTCGAATGATTATGGAAGGCGAAAACAAATCAATTTATATTGTTTCTTCTATTGCTAACCTATTGCCTTTGAAGTTTTCAAAGAAAAGTTTAGATAAAAAAGTGTAG
- a CDS encoding glycosyltransferase family 4 protein, translating into MKQIAIFSPNYSPELGACASRIQYLAECLQKEGNQVTVYTTFPNYPTGNIFFNYRNLLFKKIIHKENINGIKVIRFSFYPSNSSSSFVRLFSMLTLALSWFFALPSLKKQHPDAILVQSPPLLPVFTVWFLSKIITKKRYSPALILNVSDLYPRVLLDLDKIKGHTIYNLLLNFETFLYKKMNFIIGQSDEIVDYIQKIVPSIPTLLYRNGVDSEVFKIKKIYNIKEVEPIKLVYAGLLGVAQGILEVLEHVDFEEINAELHIYGDGNERALIDSFIKNNFLNTNKKQTVFLYNPIPSKEIAKKLADYDAAIIIQKKQILGTVPSKIYEAMAAGLPILLCGSGESADLIKKYDLGIVLQSIKNQQINYELLSQEIRNLKTLSPEKRKIFGQNGREIAKTIFDKKTQFKNIKKIFD; encoded by the coding sequence TTGAAACAAATAGCCATTTTTTCACCCAATTATTCTCCTGAACTCGGAGCATGTGCTTCCCGTATTCAGTATTTGGCAGAATGTCTGCAAAAAGAAGGCAATCAAGTAACTGTCTATACTACATTTCCAAATTATCCAACAGGAAATATTTTTTTTAATTATAGAAACCTTCTTTTTAAAAAAATTATTCATAAAGAAAATATCAATGGAATAAAAGTTATTCGTTTTTCTTTTTATCCTTCTAACTCTTCTTCTAGTTTTGTTCGCCTTTTTAGTATGCTAACTCTTGCTTTGAGTTGGTTTTTTGCTTTACCATCACTCAAAAAACAGCATCCAGATGCCATTTTGGTGCAAAGCCCACCTCTTTTACCTGTTTTTACCGTTTGGTTTTTATCAAAAATTATTACAAAAAAAAGATATTCTCCTGCTCTCATTTTGAATGTTTCTGACCTTTATCCTCGTGTTCTTTTAGATTTAGACAAAATAAAAGGGCATACAATATACAATCTACTTTTGAATTTTGAAACATTTTTATATAAAAAAATGAATTTTATTATTGGACAATCAGATGAAATTGTAGATTATATTCAAAAAATTGTGCCTTCTATACCTACTCTTTTGTATAGAAATGGTGTAGATTCCGAAGTTTTTAAAATCAAAAAAATATATAATATAAAGGAAGTAGAACCTATAAAATTAGTTTATGCTGGGCTTTTGGGAGTTGCACAAGGGATTTTAGAGGTTTTGGAACATGTAGATTTTGAAGAAATCAATGCAGAATTACATATTTATGGAGATGGAAATGAACGAGCTTTAATAGACAGTTTTATTAAAAATAATTTTCTAAATACAAATAAAAAACAAACTGTTTTTCTTTATAATCCAATTCCTTCAAAAGAAATTGCTAAAAAATTAGCTGATTATGATGCAGCCATTATTATTCAAAAAAAACAAATTTTGGGAACTGTTCCTTCAAAAATATATGAAGCTATGGCAGCAGGATTACCTATTTTGCTTTGTGGAAGTGGAGAAAGTGCTGATTTAATCAAAAAATATGATTTAGGAATTGTACTACAATCAATAAAGAATCAACAAATAAATTACGAACTATTAAGTCAAGAAATTCGTAATCTAAAAACATTATCACCTGAAAAAAGAAAAATATTTGGGCAAAATGGAAGAGAAATAGCCAAAACTATTTTTGATAAAAAAACTCAATTCAAGAATATAAAAAAAATATTTGACTAA
- the glmM gene encoding phosphoglucosamine mutase, with translation MTLIKSISGIRGTIGGKVGEGLSPIDVVKFAAAYGKWVSVSASPSTEKNADSTPLQNPKIIIGRDARVSGQLVSQLVSSTLQSMGFDVIDLGLSTTPTVEMAVPMENASGGIILTASHNPGNWNALKLLNQKGEFISAQEGEDILKFAKNDDFEFVKVSELGSYKTDDTYIQKHIEKILELPLVDVEAIKAKGFKIAVDGVNSTGGIAIPMLLEALGVTQIDKFFCEPTGIFQHNPEPLPENLTHICSTIKTGNYNLGIVVDPDVDRLALICEDGTPFGEEYTLVTIADYILQHQVGNTVSNLSSTQALKDVTLKAGGKYFAAAVGEVNVVEKMKECNAIIGGEGNGGIIYPELHYGRDALVGIALFLTQLAKFKGTAKMLRSKYPSYHISKNKIELTPEISVDNVLEEILDKYKNYPVNTIDGVKIQFDSEWVHLRKSNTEPIIRIYSESQSEATAEHLAQKIMHDIKEIITQ, from the coding sequence TTGACATTAATAAAATCAATATCTGGAATACGTGGAACAATCGGAGGAAAAGTAGGCGAAGGTCTTTCTCCTATTGATGTAGTAAAATTTGCTGCTGCTTATGGCAAATGGGTAAGTGTTAGTGCTTCTCCAAGCACAGAAAAAAATGCAGACTCAACACCACTACAAAACCCTAAAATAATCATTGGACGTGATGCACGAGTATCTGGTCAGCTTGTTTCACAGCTTGTCAGTTCTACTTTACAATCAATGGGTTTTGATGTGATAGATTTAGGTCTTTCAACTACTCCAACTGTTGAAATGGCTGTTCCTATGGAAAATGCAAGTGGTGGAATTATTCTTACTGCAAGCCATAACCCTGGAAATTGGAATGCACTCAAACTTTTGAATCAAAAAGGCGAATTTATTTCGGCACAAGAAGGCGAAGATATTTTAAAATTTGCTAAAAATGATGATTTTGAATTTGTAAAAGTTTCTGAGTTGGGAAGCTACAAAACAGATGATACTTATATTCAAAAACATATTGAGAAGATTTTAGAACTTCCTTTGGTGGATGTAGAAGCTATCAAAGCAAAAGGTTTTAAAATTGCTGTTGATGGTGTAAATTCTACGGGAGGAATTGCTATTCCAATGCTTTTAGAAGCATTAGGGGTAACTCAAATAGATAAGTTTTTCTGCGAACCAACAGGAATTTTTCAGCACAATCCAGAACCACTTCCAGAAAACCTAACTCATATTTGTTCTACTATCAAAACTGGAAATTATAATCTAGGAATTGTAGTCGACCCAGATGTAGATAGATTGGCTCTTATTTGTGAAGATGGAACTCCTTTTGGCGAAGAATATACACTTGTTACGATTGCTGATTATATTTTGCAGCATCAAGTTGGCAATACAGTTTCGAACCTTTCTTCTACACAAGCACTCAAAGACGTAACGTTAAAAGCAGGAGGAAAATATTTTGCTGCTGCTGTTGGAGAAGTCAATGTAGTAGAAAAAATGAAAGAATGCAATGCTATTATTGGAGGAGAAGGAAATGGAGGAATTATCTATCCTGAGTTACATTACGGACGTGATGCACTTGTAGGAATTGCTTTGTTTTTGACTCAATTAGCCAAATTTAAAGGTACAGCAAAAATGCTTCGTTCGAAGTATCCAAGCTATCACATTTCTAAAAATAAAATTGAACTCACACCTGAAATAAGTGTGGATAATGTTTTAGAAGAGATTTTAGATAAATATAAAAACTACCCAGTCAATACGATTGATGGTGTCAAAATTCAGTTTGATAGCGAATGGGTACATCTCAGAAAATCAAATACAGAACCAATTATTCGCATCTATTCTGAATCTCAATCAGAAGCAACTGCCGAACATTTAGCGCAAAAAATAATGCATGATATTAAAGAAATTATTACACAATAG
- a CDS encoding UvrD-helicase domain-containing protein, giving the protein MPLQNNIKPNLTSQQESIIESEGDLKVEAVAGSGKTTALLEYAKKREGEGFMLYLAFNRAIKEEILRKLRLNNQNDIPTLWVETAHSLAYRSLFRKKTPPLIFDLSLSSIKNYFHLSDTDSTNSYLLARHTKNFFDAFCQSTHKKISDLDYCEKLTPRKGLSYVQKNYDQLERQVKWIFDKMSDTKIPITHDFYLKKYQLSNPKLSFDWILFDEGQDASPVMLDIFMNQEATKLIVGDEHQQIYGWRSAINSLSNTDFPSLNLQKSFRCPAAVTDYAKEVVAWKKHVFPDFNINDFEMIPRTVYSNQNNEEESNQKKTHAVIARTHLGLIQTAIEWLFEAKKVSSVAFEGNFEKYLQLDDGSSISQLVNLNNKASRKKEFWYDWKQIEETAAVSQDRSLKRLVELVKKYGNELPNLLERLQNRITEPHKADITFTTAHKGKGLEWDTVYLQSDFVSEKQILKAVETKTGKSISKARKQSINEEINILYVALTRAREEVRKI; this is encoded by the coding sequence ATGCCTTTACAAAATAATATAAAACCTAATCTTACCTCTCAACAAGAATCCATCATCGAATCAGAAGGCGATTTGAAAGTTGAAGCTGTGGCTGGTTCTGGAAAAACAACAGCTCTTTTAGAATATGCCAAAAAAAGAGAAGGCGAAGGTTTTATGTTGTATTTGGCTTTTAATAGAGCAATAAAAGAAGAAATTCTAAGAAAATTAAGACTCAATAATCAAAACGATATTCCTACGCTTTGGGTAGAAACAGCACATTCATTGGCGTATAGAAGTCTTTTTAGAAAAAAAACTCCTCCTTTGATTTTTGATTTATCACTTTCTTCTATTAAAAATTATTTTCATTTATCTGACACCGATTCTACAAATAGCTATCTTTTGGCTCGTCATACCAAAAACTTTTTTGATGCTTTTTGTCAAAGCACACATAAAAAAATTTCAGATTTAGATTACTGCGAAAAACTCACGCCACGAAAAGGACTTTCTTATGTACAGAAAAATTATGACCAATTAGAAAGACAAGTAAAGTGGATTTTTGATAAAATGAGTGATACCAAAATTCCAATTACCCATGATTTTTATCTTAAAAAATATCAGCTTTCGAATCCTAAACTTTCTTTTGATTGGATTTTGTTTGATGAAGGACAAGATGCTTCTCCTGTAATGTTAGATATTTTTATGAATCAAGAAGCAACAAAACTGATTGTAGGCGACGAGCATCAACAGATTTATGGATGGAGAAGTGCCATTAACTCGCTCTCAAATACAGATTTTCCTAGTCTAAATTTACAAAAAAGTTTTCGTTGTCCTGCTGCTGTAACTGATTATGCGAAGGAAGTTGTGGCATGGAAAAAACATGTTTTTCCAGATTTTAATATCAATGATTTTGAAATGATTCCTCGAACTGTTTATTCAAATCAAAATAATGAAGAAGAAAGTAATCAAAAGAAAACTCATGCAGTTATTGCAAGAACGCATCTAGGACTTATCCAAACAGCAATAGAATGGCTTTTTGAGGCTAAAAAAGTGAGTTCAGTAGCCTTTGAAGGAAATTTTGAGAAGTATCTTCAATTAGATGATGGTTCTTCAATTTCTCAATTAGTAAATCTGAATAATAAAGCCAGTAGAAAAAAAGAATTTTGGTACGACTGGAAACAAATTGAGGAAACAGCAGCAGTTTCTCAAGACCGTTCGCTCAAAAGATTGGTAGAGCTTGTCAAAAAATATGGAAATGAGCTTCCAAACCTCCTAGAGCGACTTCAAAACCGAATTACAGAACCTCATAAAGCAGACATTACTTTCACGACAGCACACAAAGGAAAAGGGTTAGAATGGGATACTGTTTATCTTCAAAGTGATTTTGTGAGTGAAAAGCAAATTCTGAAAGCAGTTGAAACCAAAACAGGAAAATCAATTTCAAAAGCTAGAAAACAGAGTATTAATGAAGAAATAAATATACTTTATGTAGCTCTTACACGAGCTAGAGAGGAAGTTAGAAAGATTTGA
- the asnB gene encoding asparagine synthase (glutamine-hydrolyzing), which yields MCGINGIIDFSLQNNMHRVAAMNKAMAHRGQNDEGVWKDETTNSVTLGHRRLSIIDLSNAGHQPMHSHDGRYVLVFNGEIYNYKALKKQLDYPFKSDSDSEVILAAFAQWGIDCIKKFEGMFAFAIWDNLEKKIFLVRDRLGIKPLYYYRDENKYVFSSEMRSLLASGFIPKNLDHHGLEDFLRYQTVHAPRTMIENVCMLLPAHYVEISETEWIEKCYWQAHHTEQKIGTTYKKIKKDIYNRLNEAVEKRLVADVPFGAFLSGGIDSSIVVGLMSQMSNQKVKTFCVSFDEEEFSEAKYAHLVADKFGTEHHDIRLKPNDFLDIIPKALSAMDHPSGDGINTYIVSKVTKNAGIDMALSGLGGDELFAGYDLFTMLNKFNNNKWIGKLPVFLKSNVGRLRQKYRPSVASDKLFGLLSQKDWKLDYTYPLIRQVFLDERIKSFLRKDELTENRVRTAFKGLARQKDFKNLPFLSQISVAELFTYLQNILLRDADQMSMAHTLEIRVPFLDHKLIEYVLQVPDSFKYPHSPKKLLVDSVGDLLPAEVVNRQKMGFTLPWQIWLKNELFDFCDERVQSLASRPEFNEEGIMNVWKQFLDNDPRVSWARVWNLVVLENWLQEHQISASPTSIISSFDSNLV from the coding sequence ATGTGTGGAATAAATGGAATTATAGATTTTTCGCTGCAAAATAATATGCACAGAGTAGCTGCCATGAACAAAGCCATGGCACACCGAGGACAAAACGATGAGGGAGTTTGGAAAGATGAAACCACAAATAGTGTAACACTAGGACATCGAAGATTATCTATTATTGACCTTTCTAATGCAGGGCATCAACCAATGCACTCTCATGATGGGCGTTATGTGCTTGTTTTTAATGGCGAAATTTATAATTATAAAGCACTCAAAAAACAACTTGATTATCCTTTTAAATCAGATTCAGATTCAGAAGTAATTTTGGCTGCCTTTGCTCAGTGGGGGATAGATTGTATCAAAAAATTTGAAGGTATGTTTGCCTTTGCGATTTGGGATAATTTAGAGAAAAAAATATTTTTAGTAAGAGATAGATTAGGTATAAAACCCTTGTATTATTATAGAGATGAGAATAAGTATGTTTTTTCATCTGAAATGCGTTCGCTTTTGGCTTCTGGATTTATTCCAAAAAATTTAGATCATCATGGCTTAGAAGATTTTTTGCGTTATCAGACTGTACACGCCCCTCGCACAATGATTGAGAATGTATGTATGCTTTTGCCTGCTCATTATGTAGAAATTTCTGAAACCGAATGGATAGAAAAATGCTACTGGCAAGCTCATCATACTGAGCAAAAAATAGGAACAACCTACAAAAAAATCAAAAAAGATATTTATAATAGGTTAAATGAAGCTGTCGAAAAAAGATTGGTAGCTGATGTTCCTTTTGGAGCTTTTCTTTCTGGTGGAATAGATTCTAGTATTGTAGTTGGGCTGATGAGCCAAATGTCTAATCAAAAAGTAAAAACATTTTGTGTTTCTTTTGATGAAGAAGAATTTAGCGAAGCCAAATATGCTCATTTAGTAGCTGATAAATTTGGAACAGAACACCACGATATTCGTCTAAAACCCAATGATTTTTTGGATATTATTCCTAAAGCTCTTTCTGCTATGGATCATCCAAGTGGCGACGGAATAAATACCTATATTGTTTCGAAAGTAACTAAAAATGCAGGAATTGATATGGCTCTTTCAGGTTTGGGAGGAGATGAGCTTTTTGCAGGTTACGACCTCTTTACAATGCTCAATAAATTCAATAATAATAAATGGATAGGCAAACTACCTGTCTTTTTGAAATCTAATGTAGGAAGATTACGACAAAAATATCGTCCTTCAGTAGCTTCTGATAAACTTTTTGGTTTACTTTCTCAAAAGGATTGGAAATTAGATTATACCTATCCACTTATTCGACAAGTATTTTTAGATGAGCGTATCAAATCATTTTTAAGAAAAGATGAATTGACTGAAAACCGAGTTCGCACAGCTTTCAAAGGTCTAGCAAGACAAAAAGATTTTAAAAACCTTCCTTTTTTATCTCAAATTTCGGTAGCCGAACTTTTTACATACCTACAAAATATTCTTTTGCGTGATGCTGACCAAATGAGCATGGCACATACCTTAGAAATTCGTGTTCCGTTTTTAGACCATAAATTGATTGAATATGTACTACAAGTTCCAGATTCTTTCAAATACCCTCATTCTCCAAAGAAATTATTGGTTGATTCGGTGGGCGATTTGCTTCCTGCTGAAGTTGTCAATCGTCAGAAAATGGGATTTACGCTTCCTTGGCAAATTTGGCTTAAAAATGAGCTTTTTGATTTTTGTGATGAGCGAGTTCAATCATTAGCAAGCCGTCCAGAATTTAATGAAGAAGGTATTATGAATGTTTGGAAACAGTTTTTGGATAATGACCCTAGAGTTTCGTGGGCAAGAGTTTGGAATTTGGTTGTACTAGAAAATTGGTTGCAAGAACATCAAATTTCGGCTTCTCCAACTTCTATTATCTCTTCTTTTGATTCTAATTTGGTTTAG
- a CDS encoding glycosyltransferase family 2 protein: protein MPYFSFIILTFNEEVHLPRLLESIKDLNAPIFILDSGSTDATLSIAEAYQAKIIFNKFENHPKQWDFALNNFDVQTEWIIGLDADQIITSELKQKLALFNENTVSKEVNGIYFNRKNYFRGRWIKHGGYFPKYLLKMFRKGYGHSDLNENMDHRFVIKGKTEVWKKGFLIEENTKENDISFWLAKHNKYSDLVAQEEVERIQKLRSQHTTRKFSGNPDERIAFLKNIWWKLPLYWRPCIYFIYRFFFQLGFLDGKEGRIFHFLQGFWFRIIVDIKIEELLKSKK from the coding sequence ATGCCGTATTTTTCATTTATCATTCTTACTTTCAATGAGGAAGTACACTTACCTCGCTTATTAGAATCGATTAAAGATTTGAATGCGCCTATTTTTATATTGGACTCAGGTAGTACAGATGCCACTTTATCAATAGCAGAAGCATACCAAGCAAAAATTATTTTTAATAAGTTTGAAAATCACCCCAAACAATGGGATTTTGCCTTAAATAATTTTGATGTTCAAACAGAATGGATTATTGGACTTGATGCAGACCAAATAATAACTTCAGAGCTAAAACAAAAATTAGCATTATTCAATGAAAATACAGTTTCCAAAGAAGTAAATGGAATTTATTTTAATCGAAAAAATTACTTTAGAGGACGTTGGATAAAACATGGTGGCTATTTTCCGAAATATTTATTAAAAATGTTTCGAAAAGGATATGGTCATTCCGACCTCAACGAAAATATGGATCACCGTTTTGTTATTAAAGGTAAAACAGAAGTTTGGAAAAAAGGTTTTTTGATAGAAGAAAATACAAAGGAAAATGATATTTCTTTTTGGCTTGCCAAACACAACAAATATAGCGACCTTGTAGCACAAGAAGAAGTAGAAAGAATCCAAAAACTACGTTCTCAACATACTACACGCAAATTTTCTGGTAATCCTGATGAAAGAATTGCATTTTTGAAAAATATTTGGTGGAAATTACCTCTTTATTGGCGACCTTGTATTTATTTTATCTATCGTTTTTTTTTCCAATTAGGTTTTTTAGATGGAAAAGAAGGACGAATTTTTCATTTTCTACAAGGTTTTTGGTTCAGAATTATTGTAGATATTAAAATTGAAGAATTATTGAAGAGTAAAAAATAA
- a CDS encoding 7TM diverse intracellular signaling domain-containing protein, producing MKFFRLIFSCILIFTFNSAFSQKKQIETVNIDPAFDIMSKAVFDIKNEKIVHDNLLNDAFVYVDCSQEKSFQDIINLQNDFIRYSDTVTWNPSCIYWVKITINNTLPHEHEWVLNLGKDLNLVDVFDPLPALNQYSHKRNGIFISPAERNIDEIVSQTKVRVNFFPKSKKTLFIRYQNINNRPIKADLKLIKKDKFEQDVKYRNLSQGIFQGLIWIMVFYNFLIFILNKEKVYLYYSLYLLGTGLFLMVMSSLALDGVNGEVFHYIWYFAGLCVAFYFLFMRSFIRTDELFPKMDKAIKVAIYIQFLVVIFVMLYHFTKDIKLIAILYFLSIGLQALFILVLLVWLLVILNKKKTSEKINKKLMYFFIAGSFALIVGAATGNIMNFLDIAQRTVGGTFIQVGIVAEILLFSMGLGYRMKLNEKEKQNAQENLIIQLKENESLQRTLNQELEQKVQERTQEIEAQKEQINKKNHLLVKTNKKMTDSITYAARIQAAILGDIKHVEEELGDSFIFFRPRDIVSGDFYWLKKIKIEEKTYKIFVVADCTGHGVPGAFMTVMGVDSLEEIVSSEKIWQPHEILYKLDKRITAATTQRQTTGRQIRDGMDIVILVFEEGTDKAYFAGAKNPLFHIRGNEQLLTKGSMSAIGGTTRKEKSFVMHEITYQKGDIFYLYSDGFQDQFGGKKGLKYMSKIFRQKLLEISNFPIATQKEILDKEFVEWKGTQSQTDDVILAGIRM from the coding sequence ATGAAATTTTTTAGATTAATTTTTTCTTGTATTTTAATTTTTACGTTTAATTCTGCTTTTTCACAAAAAAAGCAAATAGAAACAGTAAATATTGACCCTGCTTTTGATATTATGTCAAAGGCTGTTTTTGATATAAAAAATGAAAAAATAGTTCATGATAATTTGCTCAATGATGCCTTTGTATATGTAGATTGTAGTCAAGAAAAGAGTTTTCAAGATATTATTAATTTACAAAATGATTTTATAAGATATTCTGATACAGTAACTTGGAATCCTAGTTGTATCTATTGGGTCAAAATAACAATCAATAATACACTTCCTCACGAACATGAATGGGTCTTGAATTTGGGTAAAGATTTGAATTTAGTTGATGTTTTTGACCCTTTGCCTGCTCTTAACCAGTATTCTCACAAACGAAATGGTATTTTTATTTCTCCTGCTGAAAGAAATATCGATGAAATAGTTTCTCAAACCAAAGTAAGAGTAAATTTTTTCCCAAAATCTAAAAAAACATTATTTATACGTTATCAAAATATCAATAATCGACCAATAAAGGCTGATTTAAAATTGATAAAAAAAGATAAATTCGAACAAGATGTAAAGTATCGCAATTTATCTCAAGGTATTTTTCAAGGTCTTATTTGGATAATGGTTTTTTATAATTTCTTGATTTTTATACTCAATAAAGAAAAGGTTTATTTGTATTATTCTCTCTATCTACTTGGTACAGGATTGTTTCTGATGGTTATGAGTAGTCTAGCTTTAGATGGAGTAAATGGTGAAGTATTTCATTATATCTGGTATTTTGCAGGGCTTTGTGTAGCTTTTTACTTTCTATTTATGCGTTCTTTTATAAGGACAGATGAGCTTTTTCCTAAAATGGATAAAGCAATAAAAGTAGCTATTTATATTCAATTTCTTGTGGTTATTTTTGTCATGCTTTATCATTTTACTAAAGATATAAAACTAATAGCTATTCTTTATTTTCTTTCTATTGGTCTGCAAGCATTATTTATTTTGGTTCTTTTAGTTTGGTTGTTAGTCATTTTGAATAAGAAAAAAACAAGTGAAAAAATTAATAAAAAATTAATGTATTTTTTTATAGCTGGTTCATTTGCCTTGATTGTTGGAGCAGCAACAGGGAACATAATGAATTTTTTAGATATTGCTCAACGAACAGTAGGAGGAACGTTTATACAAGTAGGAATTGTAGCCGAAATACTGCTTTTCTCAATGGGTTTGGGATATAGAATGAAACTCAATGAAAAAGAAAAACAAAATGCTCAAGAAAATCTTATTATTCAACTTAAAGAAAATGAATCACTACAACGAACTCTGAATCAAGAATTAGAACAAAAAGTACAAGAGCGAACACAAGAAATAGAGGCTCAAAAAGAACAAATCAATAAGAAAAATCACCTTCTTGTAAAAACAAATAAAAAAATGACGGATAGCATCACGTATGCTGCACGAATACAAGCTGCTATTTTAGGAGATATAAAACATGTAGAAGAAGAATTAGGAGATTCATTTATATTTTTTCGTCCTCGTGATATTGTGAGTGGAGATTTTTATTGGCTCAAAAAAATAAAAATAGAAGAAAAGACTTACAAAATATTTGTTGTAGCAGATTGCACAGGGCATGGTGTTCCAGGGGCATTTATGACAGTCATGGGAGTAGATTCTTTAGAAGAAATAGTAAGTAGTGAAAAAATATGGCAACCTCATGAAATTCTCTACAAACTAGACAAACGGATTACGGCTGCTACTACACAACGCCAAACCACAGGAAGGCAAATTCGTGATGGAATGGATATAGTAATTTTAGTTTTTGAAGAAGGAACAGATAAAGCCTACTTTGCAGGTGCAAAAAACCCACTTTTTCATATACGAGGAAACGAGCAATTACTTACAAAAGGTTCGATGTCAGCTATTGGAGGAACAACTAGAAAAGAAAAATCTTTTGTTATGCACGAAATTACGTATCAAAAAGGAGATATATTTTATCTGTATTCAGATGGTTTTCAAGACCAATTCGGAGGAAAAAAAGGACTGAAATATATGTCTAAAATTTTCAGACAAAAACTACTAGAAATTTCTAACTTTCCAATAGCTACACAAAAAGAAATTTTAGATAAAGAATTTGTAGAATGGAAAGGAACTCAATCGCAGACCGATGATGTGATTTTGGCTGGAATACGAATGTGA